The Labrus bergylta chromosome 14, fLabBer1.1, whole genome shotgun sequence region atattgatcaagTGAATATTGACAAAAGCAGATTTAGAAAAATGTGCTGAATCACCTCAGTGAGCTTCTTCTTCAGTTAATAATGTTTGTATTATTCCaacacagaaatatttaatttgaactcAAGACCAGGAGAAAtgaagtgtttgaaaatgaacacTTAAATGCAGATTACTGTTTGCACACTCAGGATCAAAATGAAAAGAGCTTCACATGTAACAGCTGTTGTGTGTTGGCAGTAAGGCCAATTTAATTCTCTGCGGCCTGAGGTTATTTAACGGCGTCCGCGCCAGATGGAGACGCTCTCCGGTCACAGTGGGGGGAAGACTCGGAGGGAGGAGACGTAATAAACCAGAAACTCCACCAATCACGTGACAGAAACGACCAGCAACAAGCCACTGTTGGAGGAAGGGAGAAGGGCTGTGTGAGATTTAACATTCGCTGGTTAATTTAGCGTCCTGTCCTTTCATGCCACCACACCAATTATTTCCATGTCTGAGGCCTCgttatatttgcattttttggtTCATATTAATATCCCTCTCGACTTTCACATCCTTGACTCTgtggtttttcttctttctttgaaTCTGTACTGGCTCTACTTTATGACTGTGCTGCTTTGTCTGGCCTTTTGTTTGGGTTTAAGTTGTCGTCTGAGTTTCCTGTTCTTGCTTTCTTTGTAAATGCACCTTGTaaactcttgtttttaaaaggtgctgaATATTGAAGTCTTTATTTTCAGGCCacattttgtttacttttgttaAAAACCATTGTTAGAaacgtctgatccaaccttcacaacagggtcctaagactcttctcctctgtcgccccctggtggtggaatgaacttccaaactccatgtgatctgcagagtccctctgcacctttaagaaaaagctaaagacccagctctttcatgaatacctactaacttaatgatgatggtctccatattattgatgatgatgatggtaatgacgatggtttttgtttgataacgacgacttataagatggtttctatactgattagagctctcaagaactgccctcaatgttgtgcttttctttgttgctacttcctgtcagcacctgtgtgtccaatcagactcaaagctgatcgtttgctcttactgacattgttcccttttttctagatccttgcttgtgttgttcttactctctgatgtacgtcgctttggataaaagcgtctgctcagtgaattgtagtaGATACTGGAGAAGTAACGATTAACTCAACTCACTAAATGATTCCTGTCCTATACTGCAATCATAACAAACCTTTTAGATACCAggtctttaaaaacaatatctCTGTTATTTAATAAGTGATGGTATTTGATGGTAACAACTGCAAATCTtcagtctgagagagagagagaaatgtcaaATTGTTCAAAGACATTTCCAACGTTTAGCTATagttgtgcaatttagacagtgtgcaaaAGCTGAcatgtatttattattcattaaaaataaggatttacccaatattgggtgcATAGGACGATATTGTTCTATTTCAATTTGTACTGTTTCAATGTTCaaattttgtttgtattttgaaaaCCCCCGTGTGAACAATAAGAATGCAATTAAAAGGCCAATTTGTGAATACTCTCTTGTTTTCTAGTCCCTGTCCTGTAAAGCTAAACTAAAGCAGGATTGGCTTTTAAAAACTCCCTTTGGTTTATGCAGCCGTTTCTTCATAATTGTAACTTCTGTCACGGACCAGCCGAGGCTCAAACTCGGCTTTCACATCCTGGGAACACATACAGAGGCAGATCGCACACCTTTCAACGTCTGCCAAATGTAACGGTTTCAGCACATGGCCCATTGTAAGCTCAGTAAAGTGAAGCTCCAGTGAAATATCACAACCCCAAATCTATGCCAGAGTTCATGGGTAAACATCCCCGAGCGTATTAAATCCTCTTCATACTTAAGAGGCGTTTGTTTTGGAGGACTCCCCGCGCTGGGACCTCCCTTTGTGTGTCGTCCTGTCTGCTGATGTCGGTTTATTTGTCTACCCTGCTTCACAGGAGCTGCTGGAGAAGTTCATGGAGGGGAACGTAAGCCTGGATGAGTTTCTGGACTCCTTCCAAAGCTCCAGGAAGACGTATCATATCCGCCGGGCTCAAGCGGAGAAGATGCAGGAGGTCGTGCAGTCCAAGCGGCAGCTGGTGAAAATCAAACGGGCGGAGGAGAGTAAAGTCCCCGAGGTGAGGAAGGACTCGGAGCAGCCTCAGGAGCCGCAGAGGCACAACGGCTTTGTAGCGCAGGGGCCGCTGAGAGTGTTCCAGGTACGCTACGGCCTCACGCCGGCCATCCTCCTCCCTCATTACCCCGTTTCTCCTCCCGCTTCGGCGCCGTGTTTTCAAAGTAGTACCCCTCAGGCCGACTCTCAACCGGGACAGACCCACATCCTCAGCCCCAGCACCCAGCTCCCGGGACACGGACAGCCGGTCGGCCTCAGGGTCATCGGACAGTTGCCGGGCGGCTGGCCGGCTAACGGGCGGCCGGTGAGGGTGCAGCAGCTTTACAGGCCGAACCCTCAACAGCCTGAGCCGCCGTACCGATAAActcgaggaagaggaggaggaggaggaggaggagggagagggaggatgaTGAAAAGCCGGCGTCGGTGTCAGAGGGCTTCCAAGACGTGGGAACCAAACTAGTGGCTGTCACAATCATGTAAGCAAAGACTGATCCACAGACGGGCAGCGCtgcacatgttttgtttctgttcttcatcCATGACACTCAAAATGTAAGCAGAGCAGACGCACCTGAGAGCAGGTAGAGCAGGGATGGGCTCCGATAGCTGGATCCTTTCAGCTCCAAAGCTAATGACTCTCTTATCAAAGCTGTTACGTATCCTTAATCTAGTTCATTTCTAATAACCAAAACTTAAAGAGGAAAGTGGCATATTTATGTGAAGTGCTACCCGCCTTTACTGTGGCAGCGATGAGGCTGACGTTCAGGTTAATCCGGGACGACAGATGAAGGTagtctgtgtttatgtgcaagttataaattaaacattaacacaaacactttttactTCCACTGGAAATGTGTGGTTAAGTAATTTAAACCCATAATACGGGGAGAGTATATCTAAGgggagtcgggggggggggggggggatgtatcTGAAGAGCGTTTTGAGTATATAGATTGACCCATCTGTTaccatggaggaggcggggtttatgagcaatactgcagccagtcttttggcttcacttgaggcGAGGGATTCTGCTGTCCATTTGTTACACAGTCTATGATTTAAGTTAGCATCTTTAATGGACATTACTGGTTTTTAATAACAGACATATAATGCTGCAGCTAATAAATGATTACAATGAAACAGTTAAAATATAAgttttaagctttaaaaaaaggtgtttacAAACTTCTTTGAACTTATTTAACTTATATTTAAACTTTTTCATGATTTTAATGTTTGAGTGAGAATTGATCAGTGGATTCTTTACTGAGCGAGCATTTGATCAAAAGCTATCGAACCCCATCCCCAGCAGAGACAAGAAAGTCCACtagttattttaaattttattattattattattattatttttgtgttttacatgGAGGTATGTGAAGCACATCTGCAGCTACGAAAGCTAAGAAAGATGTCATTGTTCATTCACACGACAGAGAGAATCTTTGTGAGATGCCACGAGCCAATGAAGTGAAAGAAAAGGCATCAATAAAGTGTTTCATAtgaactttgatttgatttcttcaTCTCGCCTGATAAGACAGTCGTGACATTCATAACACGGAACATTTCCCAGGATCATGATTGAAAAGTTAAAAACCAAACAGAGCCGGTGTGGTATTTATTAAGAACGATAAGAGCGTCTCCACAttatgtgcagtgtgtgtgtgtgtgtgtgtgtgtcggcttCACAGGCGATTACCCGGAGCCGTCTGCCTTCTTGTGCGATTTCATGAACAGTGCTGGAGCTCAAacgatttatttattcatgtaaatCCTATTTTAAATGGCCGACTTCAAAGCTCCTTGTTTACCGTGCTAAATGAAGAGCTGCTGCTTCTTTCAAAGCAAgccagtgtttttcttttttatatttcccaccaccaccccccgaAACCGAGAAGCAGAGTGAGG contains the following coding sequences:
- the vps37d gene encoding vacuolar protein sorting-associated protein 37D translates to MEPNTCPDGYRALSDCELSELLQNDDKMDQIIRLNEKFKELQVEREMLQTSNRSLAEDSLARRPRLCNGKLQLAEKYRELSNLATTCWEKQSQLEAHGQKHSLQTVQNLLQEEVARAEEHSEELLEKFMEGNVSLDEFLDSFQSSRKTYHIRRAQAEKMQEVVQSKRQLVKIKRAEESKVPEVRKDSEQPQEPQRHNGFVAQGPLRVFQVRYGLTPAILLPHYPVSPPASAPCFQSSTPQADSQPGQTHILSPSTQLPGHGQPVGLRVIGQLPGGWPANGRPVRVQQLYRPNPQQPEPPYR